The Vigna unguiculata cultivar IT97K-499-35 chromosome 11, ASM411807v1, whole genome shotgun sequence genomic sequence AAACTCGCTCTATTCTACCACACTGGTTTTCAGACTTCAACCAGCTAGTCCTGCATATGATCTCCACTATTTTCCTTGATGAATCTCCTTCCACAAGTTCAGTCACTGCCAAGTCCAAACTTCTTGCTCTTAAACTTGAAATATACGAATATAATGCtacaaaaatgtcaaaagaaaCTACAAAAATGGTAACAAACTTGGAGGTCATTAAACACTTCAACCAATTTCGAATTATGTGGGTTGGGGAGAAAGGTAAAGACTTTCTCCTAGACACTTTATTTTTGAAGGTATGGGGAATCCTAAGCATAGTTATAAATTGGAAAGGTAATGGAAAAAGCGAAATCAGTTTTGTTGTCACAAATTGAAAAAGTATGCtgatttataatattaatattcctCATCTCAACTGAAAAATCTATGTCGATCAGATACAGAAGTGGCCAGAAAGTTTGTGGTCAGAAGAATGTTTGAATAATCAACTTGAGGGtcacaaaaaaattgaagaaaaataagaaaagccAATGATGTAGTGAAGGTTACAAGCACATTATAGGGTGTGGACCTTCAACATGAAGATAGAAGCCAACCATGAGACCAAACAagattaacattaatatttgggtaggaaaaatgaaagagaaaacatGTTACCAGCATGCTTAGACAGATGATGAGCTTCAGCAGCATCCCATTTGTTGAACTGTTCTCCACATTTGTGGCAAGTCACAGTTGAAGACCCATTAGAATCCGTCTCAAGAGACAACCTAGTGCTAGGTTGAAGGCCAGGAGGAGCAGACCCTTCTTTATCTGATAAGAGGAAAGGAGATTTCCTTGGAGGGGTGGATGAGGTCCTAAAAGAAGGATTAAAGTAGTGCATTGTAGGGTGCCCTCCAGGGCCAGGAGTCCCTGGCCTTAAAGTCCCCACAAAAGTTGAACCACCACTACCTCCACCAGCATTGCTGCCACCACTGCCAACTCCTTCTTGGAAGCCTCCATACCCAGTTATCTTCAGCTCACACCTTGAGTTGCTTAAAATCACCTCATGAGTTATGGGGTTGAGGAACTCACTGCTCCCTATGGATCTTGGACTGCAACTTGGTGGCTTATCAAGATGCCTCTTGCTTCCATGGATTACATCCTTGAGATTTGCTATGGACCTGGAACACCCTGACCTCCCTGTTCTCTTGGTCAAGATTGTGCTCAAGTGCTTCCTTGTTTTGGGGTCATGAACATCAGATGGTTCAGATTTGCAGTGTAAAGACTTCTTCAGAGAGAACCAAACTGTTGGCATATTATCCTTAATGCTTccctttatcttctttttttcttccttctccatACACTCCAACTAGACACTCTCCTAAGTTTCTGTGCTTTTGAACTTAACTCCCTTACAATGCTCACTCTCAAAAGGCTCTATCTCCATGTCCCCCTTTTCCACCTTTCCCTTCCTTTTCCCAAGTGAAAGCTgagaacgaaaaaaaaaaactcaaaaagacAACAACTTCAGCTTCTTTCTGCTTAAAGCAAACAAaccctttttttctttccagaaaatcccttcactttccAAGAAACAAACTCTACCCAGCCAAAAACAACGATACCTAAGAGGAAAATGCTTCAcaagagaaataaaaaggaagaaaattcaAAAGACTACACCGAGGTATTTTATCAAACACCTCGAAAACTCTCAAGTACAGGTGTTAGCATGAAGAGAGCAGTGTGAGGGAAATTCTGATTCATCATAGAGAATGAGTTTGGGCAGTTGCATAGGATGGTGTCCCTGACCCCATCAGAGAGCAAATGAGACAAAAGGGACTCAAATTCAAAGGATGATAAACACATGAATAAGAGAGCATTAGTTAAAACAGGGCCGTTTGAAAAACATAACAAGAATCTTTGGCTCTTAGATATGGGATTTCGGAACATGACAACTAACTTGGACAAACTAGGTACTGTGGCACCATTAAATGTGAGTTACTCAAATTGTACCTTTTCTTTTTACATTgtatgacagaaaaaaaaaatgtagttataATATGAGTTTAAATTATGTTGTTTAAACAAACATGCTAAAATCATTCTAGAATAAATTGCCGCAAGtaaatttatgtatattattaccataaatatatttaagtacaGAAGTTAAGGGTGACGCTAATGAGAAGAAAGAAGACagtgagaaaaacaaaatattgttttatttggttgaaaagaaagaaaaagtgggAAAAAACAAATAACTCTTAAgagattaattattttaaaatataacaatattaaagtattacTTTTAAGAACAAATTATATTCAATGCAACAAATTTGTCCACTAAAAAAGTGAAGGAAAACACAAATTTGGTATGCTatattgaagaagaaaatgcaGTACAAGAAATAATTaagtgttttatgtttttgtggAATAAATTAAGTGTCCCTTTTAATATTATGGCTATGCTGTCAGCACATGAATGCATAGtgataacttttattttatgagGAAGATGACTAATGCAAAATAATGCCACATGCAATCAAGTCTCAAAAGGAAGGACCACTCAAGTGTTTATTTTACTTTCCCAACTTTGAATAATCTCTAAACCATGGAATTAACAAGGATGACCCACAAATAAGTAGTTAAATGttatttggtttgttttttTGGAGGAATTAAATATTGGGTTTAACAGAGAGGAGAATATAAATTTTGTCCCTAACTCTCATCTATTCACTTAGTAAATAATCAAACTAATCCTATACTATAATCAAACACATATTTTCACTACAATTCATTtcatactttaaataattttcactgATTTAGCACGTTTTAGcgcagataaaaaaaaaaatctaacataCAATATTTCTTACATTAACACTAGTCAGTGcaacatttataaaaagatttctcaccaaatttaattaatgtagCAATTAAGATTTGGACTATAATGTCTAACAACCAAACACTGATTAATATGAAGCATGATGACACTGTGTCAGTGAACTTATCAAACACGCCTGAGATTTTTCCTCTTTGATGTCTGCAGCTTTTACATGCTAAGTGCCTTTACTTCTGAAGCACTTTTTCATCTATATGAAGAAGCAATCTTTGTGCGTCATACACCAATGTTAAGAATGGTTTTAGCTATTTGCTTAATAGGCTAAACGACATGTACCCAAAAGTACAAACTTTTTTGTTTCCAACTCGTTTTCAATTACCTCTTAATCAACGTGTTTAAACTGATATTTGCAGCTTctaataattttgattaaaacaTCATGACATGTAGGACATAACTCTgcacatataatataatatataataataataagttatatGTAATTGTTACTGAGATATCCCTCGACCatataaattgatttgatttgtattacattggttaaaaaaaaaaaaacagacagCTAATATTCCTGCAATTTCCAGAGTGTCTGTCCaccaataatattatattaggtCTTTCTTTATTTAGGAAAAGGTTAATGCAATATTTAGTATAAAGAAAAGgattaagaaagaaaagagaagaggtCTATGTTTAGTTTTTCAGTTAGcttgttttaatttatgtttgacTAAACAAATTTAACTACATTTTGATTTAGAAGCTTATGTCTATACAcctatatttgttttgaaaCCAAGTTTGAATGGAAAACAATTGTGATTCTTTTTAGAAACTCATTTTGTAAACTTCATTTTAATTTGAGTATGTAAGCTTAAATCAAAGTATGCATTaaacatttgattttttttttcaaaagaggGAAAAAATCACtgattaattgaaaatttaggtttttttttttctgattaaaAGTGCATAAGATGTCATGTACATTCAAATTATTATCATGTTCTCAAATAACCATAATGTGTTGAATAACCACTGCTATAAAGTGACCTTTATTCACAAAACTATGAATCATTAGGATCTAGCTAGCCCcactcattattattttttttttctctcaatctTTGATCTCTTCAATGGGACTTGCAGTTCTTACCCTAAATTTGGGGATTTGTGGGGTATAATTATGAAGGCAAACATGAAAAAGCACAAAGTGAGCCTTTCAAAAATATGAGAGCTCATTATTATGTTTGACCACAGCAATTATTTTATCAAGTTGAGAAAATCAAAGAGGTGGTGAAATAGATGCAAGATTTTGAagggttaaaataaaaatgatttcaaataacCAAGGTAATATAACTTTTTCTGATTTCCTTGTTGTTCAATTGTTGTCCTGATGCTGCTTGTAATGGGTTAGAGAAAAGATGACAAAATGAGTTGTGGTTGAAAGAAAAGTACAAAGAAGGTTAAGACAAAGGCAAGAATATAGAATTGAAAGTGGTTTATTAAGTTTGTGTGAATGTGAATTAAAATTACAGTGATGGAATGATAGAGAGTGTTACTGATGATGGTTTTAGGCATGTGGTTGTGCAACCCACTATTCAATTCATTGATTAAATGCAAGCACATGCTCTAAAATCCCAATTTTGCCTCTGGACCATGTGggtttcaattcaaaaatatcaatCTTCTCATTACAATTTAATAACACTTTACTCTCTTCAGTAATCTAAGAACTTAAATTTGAGTCctattatagataaaaaatatatataattaaaaagttcCGTAactaaaaagaatattttgttaaatattgtCCGTTAAAATTAGTTATCTACTATACTCATAGATATGTTTAtgcaaattatatataaaagagttcttcatttagaaaacaaaaatagtgaTTAACTTTCTCTTACTTCCAATCATGAAATGCTCTGCACACGGAAAAAACAGAAGTCTAtacataatcaattttttttattaagtctTTTGAATTAAAAGAATACTAATAGCACAGTTTTTTACTCTTTTAGATATCTACTTATATgatataatttgtaatatatatatatatatatatatatatatatatatatatatatatatatatatcccatgAAACTAAAAAAAGCATGAAATCAAACTAAAACTCACACcgagatataaaataaattctaaaaagaaaaaaaaaaactcacaacTCAAAATGTAagaaattgatatattttatagaaaaaaaaatctaaactagaaacagagaaaaaaaaagaaagaaaccaaACTAgttaaatataaacttaaaatatcatCTTAAAAAAGAGATTATAAATATAAGTGAATCTTCCAAAATCgacttcataaaatttttatttattcagcTATTGAAAAGCTTAACATGGAAGAGCTTCTTGGTTGATAAGGGAGAGGTGGGGCTTTCGAAGGATTGGTGTTGGAACAGTGACACAAAGTTCTGTCCCCATTGAAACCCAGTTGTGTCATCCATGGCCTTATCAAGAGTAATGTTAAGGACATGGCTAAttaaatgtgaatataaagtctCAATTGTGACATTCAGATATTCACTTCCTTATCTTCTCTAACatttttgtctctctttttatagattaaaaattaaatatttgtcttGTTTGCCACTCACTCTCCGAAGAGAGATGCTATTTTGACAAGTACAAATATTGCAAATTATTTTAGTTCTACTTtgctaaaaataaaaacacttaatatatgaaagaagaaatcataaaaattaaatatgatgtCCTACACACTAAAATTATAACTCCATTGGAGGCTCATAGCGTTgtaaaatcatttatattttttttgtatggaatatttaatactttaaaattatattattatttttataatatgccACTAGGGCATTATGTgtaccataataataataataaaaaatttaatatgctACAAATTTCGGTAATATAACAATTggttttaataactttttttctgCGTTactatgattttttaatttcatttaattaattttttttcttattagtattttgttgagaaatcttaatttggtctacttttatttatgaattttaatttggttcctattttgaGAAATATCATGTAATAAGGTATTTTTCGTTAGTATTGTACTTACAATATTAAAGCGGTACTACGTGTTAatccatatttttttcttaattttttaaattttttaaataaaaatttgtcacgtgtcaagttgaCGTCATGTCACATAACAATGTTAGTACCACATGTCATTGTTATGCAAGGTGTCATTGTCTTAGTCTcgttcttgtatttttattttgtctaaaTGCCatcccattttttttaatttaaacaattttgtccccttccaaattgaaactaaatttaattttctataaatgaattacaaatatttttattaaggtataattactcgtatagtacccaatttggggctagtgtgtcaaataggtattcggtttaaaaaaaagtgtcaattgcatcccaacttttgaaaaagtgtttcaattaggtccctttcagacgaAGTTGACTAACGCCATTAACGACGTGTCACCTGTcagtctgtggtttttttgattttgtttttaattttttaaaaaataataaaaaaaatgccacgtgtcaagttcctgtgtgtgacacgtggcattgcaatgccacgtgtctgTATCAttattagatgtcattgtgttgattcgATTTAGTgtccatatatg encodes the following:
- the LOC114169842 gene encoding uncharacterized protein LOC114169842, with translation MEKEEKKKIKGSIKDNMPTVWFSLKKSLHCKSEPSDVHDPKTRKHLSTILTKRTGRSGCSRSIANLKDVIHGSKRHLDKPPSCSPRSIGSSEFLNPITHEVILSNSRCELKITGYGGFQEGVGSGGSNAGGGSGGSTFVGTLRPGTPGPGGHPTMHYFNPSFRTSSTPPRKSPFLLSDKEGSAPPGLQPSTRLSLETDSNGSSTVTCHKCGEQFNKWDAAEAHHLSKHAVTELVEGDSSRKIVEIICRTSWLKSENQCGRIERVLKVHNMQKTLARFEEYREMVKIKASKLQKKHPRCLADGNELLRFYGTTVSCSLGLNGSSSLCLSEKCCVCRIIRNGFSAKKELKGGIGVFTTSTSGRAFESIEIFGDEPSLRKALIVCRVIAGRVHRPLENIQEMAAQTGFDSLAGKVGLYSNIEELYLLNPRALLPCFVVICKP